From the genome of Drosophila melanogaster chromosome 2L, one region includes:
- the CG12511 gene encoding uncharacterized protein, isoform B, whose amino-acid sequence MSDLPVVKSTMNSLSQRSPYSQIGMGAAGGFLTGFVLLKASKIMAVAAGGTILALELAWQAGLVQLDVLKTFSQLEQDQSRGQLEVREISLEPVNLNRVQELGDKARKACATSGRLCVAFLGGFLLGFGWA is encoded by the exons ATGAGTGACTTACCAGTGGTGAAGAGCA CCATGAATAGCCTTAGCCAGAGGTCGCCGTACAGCCAGATCGGGATGGGAGCTGCCGGTGGTTTTCTCACCGGCTTCGTGCTCCTCAAGGCGAGTAAGATTATGGCCGTGGCCGCTGGCGGTACCATTCTGGCGCTCGAGCTGGCATGGCAGGCGGGACTGGTCCAGCTGGATGTGCTCAAGACATTCTCACAGCTGGAACAGGATCAGTCCCGGGGGCAGCTAGAGGTCAGAGAAATATCCCTGGAGCCAGTGAATCTTAACCGCGTTCAGGAACTTGGGGATAAAGCCAGGAAGGCGTGTGCAACCAGCGGTCGTCTATGTGTGGCCTTCTTGGGCGGCTTTCTACTCGGCTTTGGATGGGCTTAA
- the CG12511 gene encoding uncharacterized protein, isoform C: MNSLSQRSPYSQIGMGAAGGFLTGFVLLKASKIMAVAAGGTILALELAWQAGLVQLDVLKTFSQLEQDQSRGQLEVREISLEPVNLNRVQELGDKARKACATSGRLCVAFLGGFLLGFGWA, from the coding sequence ATGAATAGCCTTAGCCAGAGGTCGCCGTACAGCCAGATCGGGATGGGAGCTGCCGGTGGTTTTCTCACCGGCTTCGTGCTCCTCAAGGCGAGTAAGATTATGGCCGTGGCCGCTGGCGGTACCATTCTGGCGCTCGAGCTGGCATGGCAGGCGGGACTGGTCCAGCTGGATGTGCTCAAGACATTCTCACAGCTGGAACAGGATCAGTCCCGGGGGCAGCTAGAGGTCAGAGAAATATCCCTGGAGCCAGTGAATCTTAACCGCGTTCAGGAACTTGGGGATAAAGCCAGGAAGGCGTGTGCAACCAGCGGTCGTCTATGTGTGGCCTTCTTGGGCGGCTTTCTACTCGGCTTTGGATGGGCTTAA
- the Hsp60C gene encoding heat shock protein 60C, isoform C gives MMRMFRYTNTLQRTAKISHVLWARNYAKDVRFGPEVRAMMLQGVDVLADAVAVTMGPKGRNVIIEQSWGSPKITKDGVTVAKSIALKDKFQNIGAKLVQDVANNTNEEAGDGTTTATVLARAIAKEGFEKISRGASPVEIRRGVMLAIETVKDNLRRLSRPVNTPEEICQVATISANGDKSVGNLISEAIKKVGRDGVITVKDGKTLCDELEVIEGMKFDRGYISPYFINTSKGAKVEFQDALLLFCEKKIKSAPSIVPALELANAQRKPLVIIAEDLEAEALSTLVVNRLKVGLQVCAVKAPGFGDNRKENLMDMAVATGGIVFGDEANMVRLEDIKMSDFGRVGEVVVSKDDTMLLKGKGQKAEVEKRVEGLREAIKESTSSYEKEKMQERLARLSSGVALLRVGGSSDVEVSEKKDRVIDALNATRAAVEEGIVPGGGTALLRCIQKLNDLKGANEDQNMGIEIIRRALRMPCLTIAKNAGVDGAMVVAKVEILDGDYGYDALKGEYGNMIERGIIDPTKVVRTAISDAAGVASLLTTAEAVVTELPLEEAAAAGAAAGLGALGGMGMGGMGM, from the coding sequence ATGATGCGCATGTTCCGTTACACCAACACATTGCAGCGTACTGCAAAGATCAGTCACGTCCTGTGGGCCCGTAACTATGCAAAGGATGTTAGGTTCGGGCCGGAGGTGAGGGCCATGATGCTGCAGGGAGTGGACGTGCTGGCGGATGCCGTGGCCGTGACCATGGGACCAAAGGGACGCAACGTGATCATCGAGCAGAGCTGGGGATCGCCAAAGATTACCAAGGACGGCGTGACGGTGGCCAAGTCGATTGCCCTCAAGGACAAGTTCCAGAATATCGGCGCCAAACTGGTGCAGGATGTGGCGAACAACACGAACGAGGAGGCAGGTGATGGCACCACCACGGCCACCGTTCTGGCCCGCGCCATTGCCAAGGAGGGATTCGAGAAGATTTCACGGGGTGCCAGTCCGGTGGAGATCCGCCGCGGAGTTATGCTAGCCATCGAGACGGTCAAGGACAACCTTCGTCGGTTGTCCCGGCCAGTTAACACGCCCGAGGAGATCTGCCAGGTGGCGACGATCTCTGCGAACGGCGACAAGTCGGTGGGAAACCTCATCAGCGAGGCCATCAAGAAGGTGGGTCGAGACGGCGTTATCACTGTCAAGGATGGCAAGACCCTTTGCGACGAACTGGAGGTGATCGAGGGCATGAAATTTGACCGTGGTTACATTTCGCCTTACTTTATTAACACCTCCAAGGGAGCAAAGGTGGAGTTCCAGGACGCGCTTCTCCTCTTTTGCGAGAAGAAAATCAAGTCGGCACCTAGCATCGTGCCTGCCCTGGAGTTGGCCAACGCTCAGCGCAAGCCCTTGGTCATTATCGCTGAGGACTTGGAGGCGGAGGCACTCAGCACTCTGGTGGTGAACCGCCTAAAGGTGGGCCTCCAAGTGTGCGCGGTGAAGGCACCCGGTTTTGGTGACAATCGCAAGGAGAATCTGATGGACATGGCCGTGGCCACCGGTGGAATCGTGTTTGGAGACGAAGCCAATATGGTACGGCTCGAGGATATCAAGATGAGCGACTTTGGACGTGTAGGCGAGGTAGTAGTCTCGAAAGACGACACAATGCTGCTCAAGGGCAAGGGACAGAAGGCAGAGGTGGAGAAAAGGGTCGAGGGTCTGCGCGAGGCCATCAAGGAGTCGACTTCCTCCTACGAGAAGGAGAAGATGCAAGAGCGCTTGGCCCGCCTCTCCTCCGGTGTCGCCTTGCTGCGAGTGGGCGGTTCCAGTGACGTGGAGGTTAGCGAGAAGAAGGATCGAGTCATCGATGCCCTGAATGCCACCCGTGCTGCCGTGGAGGAGGGAATCGTGCCCGGGGGCGGCACCGCCCTGCTGCGTTGCATCCAGAAACTGAACGATTTGAAAGGCGCCAACGAGGATCAAAACATGGGCATCGAGATCATCCGACGTGCGCTGCGCATGCCCTGTCTCACGATTGCCAAGAATGCTGGCGTAGATGGTGCAATGGTGGTGGCCAAGGTGGAGATCCTCGACGGTGACTATGGCTACGATGCCCTGAAGGGCGAGTATGGCAACATGATCGAACGCGGTATTATCGATCCCACCAAGGTGGTGCGCACCGCCATCTCGGACGCAGCCGGAGTCGCCTCTCTTCTGACCACTGCCGAGGCTGTAGTTACGGAGTTGCCGTTGGAGGAGGCCGCCGCTGCTGGAGCGGCAGCCGGATTAGGAGCTCTCGGCGGTATGGGCATGGGCGGAATGGGCATGTAA